A stretch of the Marivirga tractuosa DSM 4126 genome encodes the following:
- a CDS encoding potassium channel family protein, which yields MTNRFAVIGLGQFGESIARTLSDSGAEVLAIDIDLDKVEAIKDDVAYAVALDSTDVKALKAQNIQDMDAVVVAIGENFEGLLLTTVLLLELEVERIIARAANAQQRMILEKMGIEEILSPEETVGKTVAEMLLHPNMKSFLPLPDDYEIVEINTPSRVVDQTISEIGLREKYNLNLITVKRLYDEKVEGQLQQVEHIIGVPRADTFLKETDIMIILGKSKDVNKFIEVNK from the coding sequence ATGACCAATCGTTTTGCAGTAATCGGATTAGGACAATTTGGGGAATCCATCGCCCGCACCTTGAGTGATAGTGGCGCGGAAGTACTAGCCATTGACATCGACCTTGACAAAGTAGAAGCTATTAAAGATGATGTGGCCTATGCCGTTGCCTTAGATTCCACAGATGTAAAAGCGCTAAAAGCACAAAACATCCAGGATATGGACGCAGTAGTAGTCGCTATTGGGGAGAATTTCGAAGGGCTTTTATTGACTACGGTTTTGTTGTTGGAACTGGAAGTAGAACGAATTATTGCAAGAGCAGCCAATGCACAGCAGCGTATGATTTTGGAGAAAATGGGAATTGAGGAAATTCTTTCTCCAGAAGAAACGGTTGGTAAAACCGTGGCAGAAATGTTATTACACCCCAATATGAAATCCTTCCTTCCCTTGCCTGACGATTATGAAATTGTGGAAATTAATACGCCAAGCAGAGTAGTAGATCAAACCATTAGTGAAATAGGGCTAAGAGAAAAATATAACCTTAATTTGATTACAGTAAAAAGGTTGTATGATGAAAAAGTGGAAGGTCAACTGCAGCAAGTGGAGCATATAATAGGCGTTCCCCGTGCCGATACTTTTCTTAAAGAAACCGATATTATGATCATCTTAGGCAAATCGAAAGATGTAAATAAGTTTATTGAGGTGAATAAGTAG
- a CDS encoding non-canonical purine NTP diphosphatase: MKICFATNNPNKIKEVALLLGGDFQLLGLKDIECNEELREDQSTLEGNAQQKAAYVFENYNIECFADDTGLEVESLNNEPGVFSARYAGPQRSDEDNMALLLERLNSSSSRNARFRTVICAFINNKKHFFEGIVEGEITKEHSGDKGFGYDPIFIPKGYTQTFAQMSTEEKNKISHRSIAVRKLVDFLKTNS, encoded by the coding sequence ATGAAAATCTGTTTTGCCACCAATAATCCAAACAAGATTAAGGAAGTAGCGCTTCTTTTAGGGGGTGATTTTCAACTGCTTGGTTTAAAAGATATTGAATGCAATGAGGAGTTGCGTGAAGACCAAAGCACTCTGGAAGGCAATGCTCAGCAAAAGGCTGCATACGTATTCGAAAACTACAATATCGAATGTTTTGCAGATGATACTGGTTTAGAAGTGGAGTCTTTAAATAATGAGCCTGGTGTTTTCTCAGCCCGATATGCTGGCCCTCAGCGTTCCGATGAAGATAATATGGCACTACTGTTGGAAAGATTAAATTCATCATCCAGCAGAAATGCTCGATTCAGAACTGTTATTTGTGCCTTCATTAATAATAAGAAGCATTTTTTCGAGGGGATTGTGGAAGGCGAAATAACAAAAGAGCATAGTGGAGATAAGGGCTTTGGTTATGACCCTATTTTTATTCCAAAAGGATATACCCAAACTTTTGCTCAAATGAGTACGGAGGAAAAAAATAAAATATCCCATCGATCAATTGCAGTAAGAAAGCTAGTCGATTTTTTAAAAACAAATTCTTAA
- the udk gene encoding uridine kinase, with the protein MNNPFIVGITGGSASGKTMFLKSLLDHFPKDEICLVSQDNYYKDRHLQPKDENGVENFDTPQSIEFDDYARDIKMLKEGKPVSRKEYTFNNPDVVPKMLEFKPSKIIVVEGLFVFYFPELFKLLDLKVFIDAKDYVKLKRRIMRDNSERGYDLDDVLYRYEKHVAPTYEKYIDPFKYDADIIVPNNNKFDKGLEVLVSYLKNVSS; encoded by the coding sequence ATGAACAATCCATTCATTGTAGGTATTACAGGAGGAAGTGCATCAGGAAAAACGATGTTTCTGAAAAGCTTGCTCGACCATTTTCCGAAAGATGAAATCTGCCTAGTATCTCAAGATAATTATTACAAAGACCGACATCTCCAGCCTAAGGATGAGAATGGAGTGGAAAACTTTGATACTCCACAGTCTATCGAGTTTGATGATTATGCCCGAGACATCAAAATGCTGAAAGAAGGGAAACCCGTAAGTCGAAAGGAATACACCTTTAATAATCCAGATGTTGTACCTAAAATGCTGGAATTCAAACCTTCTAAGATTATAGTAGTAGAAGGCTTATTTGTCTTTTATTTTCCAGAGTTATTCAAATTGCTAGATTTAAAAGTATTTATTGATGCGAAGGATTATGTAAAGCTCAAAAGACGAATAATGCGAGATAATTCAGAACGAGGATATGACCTAGATGATGTTTTATACCGCTACGAGAAACATGTGGCACCTACTTACGAAAAGTATATTGACCCGTTTAAATATGATGCCGATATCATTGTGCCTAATAACAATAAATTTGATAAAGGTCTGGAAGTTTTAGTATCTTACCTCAAAAATGTGAGCTCATGA